A window of the Acidimicrobiales bacterium genome harbors these coding sequences:
- a CDS encoding PKD domain-containing protein, giving the protein MSIERWVAALRNRSLNLTGTALASVGVAAVVLTSWMITTSEPRSEVQVRLSDGAVWLPSQVLGGVSLLDGGSGSIATSLGVADNNDDFGVVQWGSDALIVNTSDGTVSRLDGASWSITTGRVQFAKPGEAMAVVAGHDVGWLVKSGSVAPLDLESLAQRDAVPVGSAFGDGLVTDDGDLIYASNDPDAPVRKFHIDGSPASDVDDLRGPTALADLGSTDAAVDLDDHTVWLADGGHVCNRLEVTAGAQLKANGADDHLFVVADDGSAFLWNPRQSGCPTADDFLSLGSSTYSRPILTFGWAVVQDVESGEVIVVDFDALDNVQRRSLEGVEPGTEVQLVAENGAVWYNDPHSSRAGLIHRDGTIEPISKYDEASDGGFVAAPLGDSEVDDIAVAGRQTTPDEPQQEANAQSAQPDTDATTPTTAPNDGGGDSGPEPTTPDTSPAGPETENTTPVTDPNGTPGPSTDPGPETTVTTDPGTETTTTTENPAPLVIQIGASGSQVEAGGTLHFSSITVKGKPNFWQLIVSPDSGKQAKFETFGEFDYTFYDPGTYSVAIKACDADNNCVTPAISVKVVDNPDLIPLEASFTAPADAEVSADVSFQSTSQGDPASYRWTFPGGTPNFSTSPNATSSWTEPGPKTVTLEIKRGSETDTVTREITILRPAIGGPDSPFGVNCSPSSMSTGDTATCSLVGDPNDFWDLAFSSTVPNPSQATRGPSGPTSYTVSSAVEGTITVTLTGRDKVSGNDRSDTFSISVANTVIQVLPEGTVTGPSSVEAGTTNSFSASGTNIASWSWTAQGSPTFSNPSGETTNIRWNNPGTYRIEVVLGGAGSTTISKTVTVTAAAPTFAFNPVCSPTTQPANGTSATTCKLADGNYAEFTGLTYNVSNPSNLELNRWGAPGESYTASFDPGQITVTVTGTHTATGTPVSGGPFTITFTGTTTTPPTTTPPSPFGMSCTSYSVPADGSEVSWCTLDGDLNNFSGLTYSINAPNPGALNSWGDYRGYNVGYAQPGNVTVTLTGTDNATGNPVSASRTITFVEVATTTTSTSTTTTPPPQPSPVSISCSPGSTGVSTIVSCSLTSDPALSSGWNWSPSAPDGSQLEWWPAGDTMSFRYNAAGTVGVTLTATDVATGTPVSASRSITFG; this is encoded by the coding sequence ATGTCCATCGAACGCTGGGTTGCCGCTCTGCGCAACCGCTCACTCAATCTCACCGGCACCGCGCTGGCGTCCGTCGGCGTCGCTGCCGTGGTGCTCACCTCGTGGATGATCACCACCAGCGAGCCCCGCTCCGAGGTGCAGGTTCGTCTGTCCGATGGCGCCGTGTGGCTGCCATCGCAGGTGCTCGGCGGGGTCAGCCTCCTCGACGGGGGATCGGGTTCGATCGCCACCTCACTCGGTGTCGCCGACAACAACGACGACTTCGGCGTCGTGCAGTGGGGCTCCGATGCCCTCATCGTCAACACCTCCGACGGCACCGTCTCCCGACTCGATGGCGCCTCGTGGTCCATCACCACCGGCAGGGTGCAGTTCGCCAAGCCCGGCGAAGCCATGGCCGTCGTCGCCGGCCACGATGTCGGCTGGCTCGTGAAGTCCGGCTCGGTGGCACCGCTCGACCTGGAGTCCCTCGCTCAGCGCGACGCCGTGCCCGTGGGTTCGGCCTTCGGAGACGGGCTCGTCACCGATGACGGCGACCTCATCTACGCCAGCAACGATCCCGACGCCCCCGTGCGCAAGTTCCACATCGACGGCTCACCCGCCTCCGATGTCGACGATCTGCGTGGCCCGACAGCGCTGGCCGACCTCGGCTCGACCGATGCTGCGGTCGACCTCGACGACCACACCGTGTGGCTCGCCGACGGTGGCCATGTGTGCAATCGACTCGAAGTCACCGCCGGCGCCCAACTCAAGGCCAATGGCGCCGACGATCATCTCTTCGTGGTGGCCGACGATGGCAGCGCCTTCCTGTGGAATCCTCGCCAGTCCGGGTGCCCCACCGCCGACGACTTCTTGTCGCTGGGGTCGAGCACCTACAGCCGCCCGATCCTGACCTTCGGCTGGGCGGTCGTACAAGACGTCGAGTCGGGCGAAGTGATCGTCGTCGACTTCGATGCGCTCGACAACGTGCAGCGCCGGAGCCTCGAAGGGGTCGAGCCCGGCACCGAGGTCCAGCTGGTCGCCGAGAACGGGGCGGTCTGGTACAACGACCCCCACTCGTCGCGGGCCGGCCTGATCCATCGCGATGGCACCATCGAACCGATCTCGAAGTACGACGAGGCGAGCGACGGCGGATTCGTCGCCGCACCGCTCGGCGACTCCGAGGTCGACGACATCGCCGTTGCCGGTCGCCAGACCACGCCCGATGAGCCACAGCAGGAGGCGAACGCCCAGTCGGCCCAGCCCGACACCGACGCCACCACCCCCACCACCGCACCGAACGATGGCGGCGGCGACAGCGGCCCGGAGCCCACCACGCCCGATACCTCACCGGCGGGCCCCGAGACCGAGAACACCACCCCGGTCACCGACCCCAACGGGACGCCCGGCCCATCCACCGACCCGGGCCCCGAGACGACCGTCACCACCGATCCGGGCACCGAGACCACGACGACCACCGAGAACCCGGCGCCACTGGTCATCCAGATCGGTGCGAGCGGCAGCCAGGTCGAGGCCGGCGGCACGCTGCACTTCAGCTCGATCACGGTCAAGGGCAAGCCGAACTTCTGGCAGCTGATCGTGTCGCCCGACTCGGGCAAGCAGGCCAAGTTCGAGACCTTCGGCGAGTTCGACTACACGTTCTACGACCCGGGCACCTACAGCGTGGCGATCAAGGCGTGTGACGCCGACAACAACTGCGTCACGCCGGCCATCAGCGTCAAGGTGGTTGACAACCCCGACCTGATCCCGCTTGAGGCCTCATTCACCGCCCCGGCCGATGCCGAGGTGTCGGCCGACGTGAGCTTCCAGAGCACCTCACAGGGCGATCCGGCGAGCTACCGCTGGACCTTCCCCGGCGGCACGCCCAACTTCTCCACGTCGCCGAACGCCACCTCCAGCTGGACCGAGCCCGGACCCAAGACCGTCACGCTCGAGATCAAGCGAGGCAGCGAGACCGACACCGTCACCCGGGAGATCACGATCCTGCGGCCGGCGATCGGCGGACCCGACTCACCCTTCGGTGTGAACTGCTCGCCGTCCAGCATGAGCACGGGCGACACCGCCACCTGCTCGCTCGTCGGCGATCCCAACGACTTCTGGGACCTTGCGTTCTCCTCCACCGTGCCCAATCCATCGCAGGCGACCCGGGGCCCGAGCGGGCCCACCAGCTACACGGTGTCGTCCGCAGTCGAGGGCACCATCACGGTCACACTGACCGGTCGTGACAAGGTGAGCGGCAACGACCGCAGCGACACGTTCTCGATCAGTGTTGCCAATACCGTGATCCAGGTCTTGCCCGAGGGAACGGTCACCGGACCGAGCTCGGTCGAGGCCGGCACCACCAACAGCTTCAGCGCCTCGGGTACCAACATCGCCTCGTGGAGCTGGACGGCCCAAGGCAGCCCCACCTTCTCCAACCCGAGTGGCGAGACCACCAACATCCGGTGGAACAACCCGGGCACGTATCGGATCGAAGTCGTGCTCGGCGGTGCCGGGTCCACGACGATCTCCAAGACCGTCACGGTGACCGCCGCTGCGCCGACGTTCGCCTTCAACCCGGTGTGCAGCCCCACCACGCAGCCGGCCAACGGAACGAGCGCCACCACGTGCAAGCTGGCCGACGGGAACTACGCGGAGTTCACGGGCCTCACCTACAACGTGTCGAATCCGAGCAATCTCGAACTCAACCGCTGGGGCGCCCCTGGCGAGTCCTACACCGCTTCGTTCGACCCGGGCCAGATCACGGTGACCGTGACCGGCACCCACACCGCCACCGGCACCCCGGTGAGCGGCGGTCCGTTCACCATCACGTTCACGGGAACGACCACCACGCCCCCCACCACCACACCGCCATCGCCGTTCGGCATGTCATGCACCAGCTACAGCGTGCCGGCCGATGGCAGCGAGGTGTCGTGGTGCACCCTCGACGGTGATCTCAACAACTTCTCGGGCCTCACGTACTCGATCAACGCACCGAACCCTGGTGCGCTCAACTCCTGGGGCGACTACCGGGGTTACAACGTCGGCTATGCCCAGCCGGGCAACGTCACCGTGACGCTCACCGGCACGGACAACGCCACCGGCAATCCGGTGAGTGCCAGCCGCACGATCACCTTCGTGGAAGTCGCCACCACCACGACCTCCACCTCGACCACCACGACACCGCCGCCGCAGCCGTCGCCGGTCTCGATCAGCTGCAGCCCCGGCTCGACCGGTGTCAGCACGATCGTCTCGTGCTCGCTGACCTCCGATCCGGCGCTGTCGTCGGGCTGGAACTGGTCGCCGTCGGCGCCTGACGGCAGCCAACTCGAGTGGTGGCCGGCGGGCGACACCATGAGCTTCCGCTACAACGCCGCCGGCACCGTCGGGGTCACCCTGACCGCCACCGACGTCGCCACCGGCACCCCCGTCTCGGCCAGCCGCAGCATCACCTTCGGCTAA
- a CDS encoding transglutaminase domain-containing protein — MTLLNNTAPAPEDLPDPSVRPAHLSDAVVETERARSLSLPSLLDLVAVVAMVVGAALPLVLWGRIFADNGHIAPIVVASLGGAAVALAMSMVRRSTGESFALLLIVLAVGLAARYNTAASDLPGDLIDSWKSLASTGLLIATSKMFLLPPVIVTALASWAATTIVVRQRSSVLVALPLFAATAVALAYTASLGGVPAWFVAAMMGLVGVALAIGGLRRPGGASFADATSMPLRQVLSSLAFVGLLALGAAVLTTVVGSQRDDALDLRAELARPLDIYEAATPLASVKAGLIADVPGEVFTIRLDGLPADTEIRFLPVATLDTYDGSVWSTTAQFEPAGARLPSPEQVTGLGVGPFRQEIDLGDAYPFRFLPRAGIVRNLSGEGLAWDPRSGTVASVDPSTAAYAATVDLGQPRPDDLPDPGEVPGSLRYASERPETTEGQAEVLGQYAQSVVSTDDSIQARLAKFEADLRSGSFLYNEEAPAGHSLAALTSYLRPEADTDDPSAAVPRIGFSEQSASVFAVLAREMGLASRVVVGYRLDEPLTATDPERTVTEAQIYAWPEVWFDGLGWIGFDPTNSDNRSDELTARTPAVSSSGQEAAQGQLPEFQEPVLLPPEGDDGGRSKLWWLLLIPALPVLYAVVVLGLKRLRRTRRRRSVDPDRQVVGAWREVRDRFGELGLPASRSASALDLAEHLDVIDLRDLAQPVGDLAPVVDDALYAPFPVTDGQADRAWELSGTAVKLARKQAGLKQRLAAALDPRSLFR; from the coding sequence ATGACGCTCCTCAACAACACCGCCCCGGCCCCGGAGGATCTTCCCGATCCGAGTGTGCGACCGGCACATCTGTCGGATGCCGTCGTCGAGACCGAACGCGCTCGATCGCTCTCGCTTCCGTCGCTTCTCGACCTCGTTGCCGTGGTGGCGATGGTCGTCGGTGCGGCGCTACCGCTGGTGCTGTGGGGGCGGATCTTCGCCGACAACGGGCACATTGCTCCGATCGTGGTGGCCAGTCTCGGGGGTGCCGCCGTTGCCTTGGCCATGTCGATGGTCCGACGCTCCACCGGCGAATCGTTTGCGCTGCTGCTCATCGTGCTCGCCGTGGGGCTGGCCGCCCGCTACAACACGGCTGCCAGCGATCTTCCCGGCGATCTGATCGATTCGTGGAAGTCGCTCGCATCGACCGGCCTCCTCATTGCCACGAGCAAGATGTTCCTGCTCCCGCCGGTGATCGTCACCGCCCTGGCCTCATGGGCAGCAACGACCATCGTCGTGCGGCAGCGTTCCTCGGTTCTCGTTGCCCTTCCGCTGTTCGCAGCCACCGCAGTGGCGCTTGCTTACACCGCGTCGCTGGGTGGTGTGCCGGCATGGTTCGTCGCCGCGATGATGGGTTTGGTCGGCGTCGCGCTCGCGATCGGGGGCCTGCGGCGTCCCGGTGGGGCGAGCTTCGCCGATGCCACGTCGATGCCGTTGCGCCAGGTGCTGTCGAGCCTCGCCTTCGTCGGCTTGCTCGCGCTGGGGGCGGCGGTGCTCACCACCGTCGTGGGCAGCCAACGCGACGACGCACTTGATCTGCGCGCCGAACTCGCTCGTCCGCTCGACATCTACGAGGCCGCAACGCCGCTCGCCAGCGTGAAGGCCGGTCTGATCGCCGACGTGCCGGGGGAAGTGTTCACCATCCGGCTCGACGGGTTGCCCGCCGACACCGAAATCCGATTCCTGCCGGTGGCAACGCTCGACACCTACGACGGCAGCGTGTGGTCGACCACGGCGCAGTTCGAGCCGGCCGGCGCCCGGCTGCCCTCGCCGGAGCAGGTGACCGGTCTCGGTGTCGGTCCGTTCCGGCAGGAGATCGACCTCGGCGACGCCTACCCGTTCCGGTTCCTGCCCCGTGCCGGGATCGTCCGCAACCTGTCGGGCGAGGGCCTCGCATGGGATCCTCGATCCGGCACCGTCGCATCGGTCGACCCGTCGACCGCGGCTTATGCAGCGACGGTCGACCTGGGGCAACCCCGACCCGACGACCTCCCCGACCCGGGTGAGGTTCCCGGCTCGCTTCGCTACGCCTCGGAGCGACCCGAGACCACCGAGGGACAGGCCGAGGTCCTCGGCCAGTACGCCCAGTCCGTGGTCTCCACCGACGACTCGATCCAAGCTCGCCTGGCGAAATTCGAGGCCGACCTGCGCAGCGGCTCCTTCCTCTACAACGAAGAGGCGCCCGCCGGACACAGTCTCGCAGCGCTCACCAGCTACCTGCGGCCCGAGGCCGACACCGACGACCCCAGCGCTGCCGTGCCGAGGATCGGATTCTCGGAACAGTCGGCCTCGGTCTTCGCGGTGCTCGCTCGTGAGATGGGACTCGCGTCGCGAGTGGTGGTCGGCTACCGCCTCGACGAGCCGCTGACGGCAACCGATCCTGAGCGGACTGTGACCGAGGCCCAGATCTACGCCTGGCCCGAGGTGTGGTTCGACGGACTGGGGTGGATCGGCTTCGATCCGACCAACAGCGACAATCGTTCCGACGAGCTCACGGCTCGCACCCCGGCGGTGAGCTCGTCTGGCCAGGAGGCAGCGCAAGGACAGCTGCCGGAGTTCCAGGAGCCGGTGCTGCTCCCACCCGAGGGTGACGACGGTGGCCGATCCAAGCTGTGGTGGTTGCTCCTGATCCCCGCGTTGCCCGTGCTCTACGCCGTCGTGGTGCTCGGGTTGAAGCGGCTCCGCCGGACTCGTCGTCGGCGGAGCGTCGACCCCGATCGTCAGGTGGTCGGCGCGTGGCGCGAGGTGCGGGACCGGTTCGGCGAACTCGGTCTCCCGGCGTCGCGCTCGGCCTCGGCCCTTGACCTTGCCGAACACCTCGACGTGATCGACCTCCGGGATCTTGCCCAACCGGTGGGCGACCTCGCTCCGGTCGTCGACGACGCGCTGTACGCCCCGTTCCCTGTCACCGACGGTCAGGCCGATCGGGCGTGGGAGTTGAGCGGCACCGCCGTCAAGCTCGCCCGCAAGCAGGCCGGCCTCAAACAGCGCCTCGCCGCCGCCCTCGACCCCCGCTCCCTCTTCCGTTAG
- a CDS encoding DUF58 domain-containing protein: MTANGRWALIVAALSLVGGLATGYTFLLVVAGLLTLSVALAALYVAWRPSLVASQHVSPPVVGAGELASARVSVTNTGRRKSAPIVAADWIAGHQHSVALPAVNAGETHVSLLTLPTDRRGHFEVGPLEIERVDPLGFFRAATHRGSTSSLIVYPAVHHMSPLPTGHRREFEGAAAEQPHEGGISFHSLRDYELGDDLRLVHWRSVAKTGTLMVRKNIITSEPRLMIVLDTWSGSYGGDSFEDAVRIAASLVQAGCSSHYPVMFRTTGGLAADAAASGEGRVAIMRILAGIQPSDADPGLNGVIRFAEGAEGVSLGAITGQPPAERTAGISRVRPRFDMVTVVQVGEHFDRPPMRIPGALTLNGADSAEVAARWKARFG, translated from the coding sequence ATGACCGCCAACGGTCGCTGGGCGTTGATCGTCGCAGCGCTGAGCCTGGTGGGCGGGCTGGCAACTGGCTACACGTTCCTCCTCGTCGTGGCCGGCCTGCTCACGCTGTCCGTCGCGTTGGCGGCGCTGTACGTCGCGTGGCGCCCGTCGTTGGTGGCGAGTCAGCACGTCTCGCCTCCCGTGGTGGGGGCCGGCGAGCTGGCGTCAGCTCGGGTGTCGGTCACCAACACGGGCCGGCGCAAGAGCGCACCGATCGTTGCCGCCGACTGGATCGCCGGGCACCAACATTCGGTGGCGCTGCCGGCAGTGAACGCCGGCGAGACCCATGTGTCGCTTCTCACCCTGCCCACCGACCGTCGCGGCCACTTCGAGGTCGGTCCGCTCGAGATCGAGCGTGTCGATCCACTGGGGTTCTTCCGCGCTGCGACGCATCGGGGGTCGACGTCGTCGCTCATCGTGTATCCCGCGGTGCATCACATGTCGCCGTTGCCCACCGGTCACCGTCGGGAGTTCGAAGGCGCAGCGGCCGAGCAGCCCCATGAGGGCGGCATCTCGTTCCACAGTCTGCGCGACTACGAACTCGGAGACGACCTGCGGCTGGTCCACTGGCGCTCGGTCGCCAAGACCGGCACGTTGATGGTGCGCAAGAACATCATCACCAGTGAGCCCCGCCTGATGATCGTGCTCGACACCTGGAGCGGTTCCTACGGGGGTGACAGCTTCGAGGATGCCGTACGGATCGCGGCATCCCTGGTCCAGGCCGGCTGCAGCAGCCACTATCCCGTGATGTTCCGCACCACCGGCGGGCTCGCGGCCGATGCAGCCGCTTCGGGTGAGGGACGGGTGGCGATCATGCGCATCCTGGCCGGTATCCAGCCCAGCGATGCCGACCCGGGGCTCAACGGCGTCATCCGATTCGCGGAAGGAGCCGAGGGCGTCTCCCTCGGGGCGATCACCGGGCAACCGCCGGCCGAACGCACCGCTGGCATCAGCCGGGTCCGGCCCCGTTTCGACATGGTCACCGTGGTGCAGGTGGGCGAGCACTTCGACCGCCCGCCCATGCGAATCCCGGGCGCGTTGACGCTGAACGGTGCCGACAGCGCCGAGGTGGCCGCCCGGTGGAAGGCGAGGTTCGGATGA
- a CDS encoding MoxR family ATPase gives MSIQAEPSQVEAFRERFESIHQNVSRVIRGKPGEIRLALTCMLAEGHLLIDDVPGTGKTTLAKAIAASLGSTMHRIQFTPDLLPTDVTGSQIYDASTGSFRFHPGGVFANVVLADEINRASPKTQSALLEVMEERQVTIDSHRHLVPRPFVVIATQNPVEFDGTYHLPEAQIDRFMMRMAMGYPSHEAEVEAIANRLHGQRPEELTPAVTAEAFEWMIGVAGSVHVADSLQQYAVTIAAATRRMDELRLGVSPRGSLALIKAGQAWAAAKGRTFVSADDLRELAPFVLGHRMLLSPEAELQGFTSADLIQRTLDAVPLPEIRI, from the coding sequence ATGAGCATCCAAGCCGAGCCGAGTCAGGTCGAGGCGTTCCGTGAGCGATTCGAGTCGATTCATCAGAACGTCTCGCGAGTCATCCGGGGCAAACCGGGCGAGATCCGTCTCGCCCTCACGTGCATGCTTGCCGAGGGCCACCTGCTGATCGACGATGTGCCGGGAACCGGTAAGACCACGCTGGCCAAGGCCATCGCCGCGTCGTTGGGCTCCACCATGCACCGGATCCAGTTCACTCCCGATCTGCTTCCCACCGATGTCACGGGTTCGCAGATCTACGACGCCAGCACCGGCTCGTTCCGCTTCCACCCGGGGGGTGTCTTCGCCAATGTCGTCTTGGCCGACGAGATCAACCGTGCGTCGCCGAAGACCCAGTCCGCCCTGCTCGAGGTGATGGAGGAGCGGCAGGTCACCATCGACAGCCATCGCCATCTCGTGCCTCGTCCGTTCGTGGTGATCGCCACGCAGAACCCGGTCGAGTTCGACGGCACCTATCACCTGCCCGAGGCACAGATCGACCGTTTCATGATGCGGATGGCCATGGGCTATCCCAGTCACGAAGCCGAGGTCGAGGCCATCGCCAACCGCCTCCACGGTCAGCGCCCCGAGGAACTCACCCCGGCGGTCACCGCTGAGGCGTTCGAGTGGATGATCGGCGTGGCCGGATCGGTGCACGTGGCCGACTCGCTCCAGCAGTACGCCGTCACCATTGCGGCCGCCACCCGGCGGATGGATGAACTCCGCCTGGGTGTGTCCCCTCGTGGCAGCCTCGCATTGATCAAGGCCGGCCAGGCGTGGGCGGCGGCGAAGGGCCGCACCTTCGTGTCGGCTGACGATCTGCGGGAGTTGGCGCCGTTCGTCCTCGGGCACCGGATGCTGCTGTCGCCCGAAGCCGAGCTCCAGGGCTTCACCAGCGCCGACCTGATCCAGCGCACCCTCGACGCCGTCCCGCTGCCGGAAATCCGCATCTGA
- a CDS encoding Hsp70 family protein, which translates to MSYAIGIDLGTTFTAAAVCDPGVAPQMLSLGSSGYSVPSVLFLREEGAFLAGEAAELRAAGDPTRVARHFKRRLGDDVPIRLAGTAFDPLTLTRELLGWVLDLVTSRRGEAPAVVVLTHPANWGEFRVDLLRDAVDLADSNTLLISEPAAAAAHYVQGERVEPGELIGVYDLGGGTFDAVVMRRTENGFETAGRAGGIERLGGVDFDDAIWSYVLTEAEVELGADDDATLAAAYDLRSNCVAAKRLLSVDTSADIRVPLRAATSSVRLTRAEFERRIRPRLAESIEAFDDVLSSAGIVAGDLSRILLVGGSSRIPLVGEMLASHFGVPIAVDSDPKNAVALGAAGFGATSLAPVSVASSFRAQTRTVSATPEARRAFTPPAPTTPSFEPTAAPPPTTEPSVRAVPPSPPADLPRPPSPTMPPPAAAPAARSTVAPAPGPSTPPAARTAPAPTSAPAVPSPTSPALPPAATPNDPPVVHTDPVRRAPLEPAAPLAPQAPSPRPSSDRLPPPAGAPRPPARPAGSDAVTDGPSRPAEPTANSLAPLDPSARRQSSDGDLASVSTESRHRVRTPVSMDAPAVAQFETVPAQAQPVGSNQTLMLAVIVLLVIAIALGGYFVFVK; encoded by the coding sequence GTGAGCTACGCCATTGGCATCGATCTGGGGACCACGTTCACCGCGGCTGCGGTGTGCGACCCCGGTGTCGCGCCACAGATGCTGTCGCTCGGTTCCAGTGGCTACAGCGTCCCCTCGGTGCTCTTCCTGCGGGAAGAGGGCGCGTTTCTCGCAGGTGAAGCCGCAGAACTGCGGGCCGCGGGTGACCCCACTCGGGTGGCGCGCCATTTCAAGCGGCGGCTCGGCGACGACGTCCCGATCCGACTCGCCGGCACTGCATTCGATCCGCTGACGCTCACCAGGGAACTCCTTGGGTGGGTGCTCGATCTGGTCACCTCCCGCCGGGGCGAGGCGCCTGCGGTCGTCGTGCTCACGCACCCGGCCAACTGGGGCGAGTTTCGCGTCGATCTGCTTCGCGACGCCGTCGATCTCGCCGATTCGAACACCCTGCTGATCTCCGAGCCTGCGGCGGCTGCAGCCCACTACGTCCAGGGTGAGCGGGTCGAGCCAGGCGAGCTGATCGGGGTGTACGACCTCGGCGGTGGCACCTTCGACGCGGTCGTCATGCGCCGAACCGAGAACGGCTTCGAGACCGCCGGTCGGGCGGGCGGGATCGAGCGGCTCGGTGGTGTCGATTTCGACGACGCCATCTGGTCCTACGTATTGACAGAAGCCGAGGTCGAACTCGGTGCCGACGACGACGCCACGCTGGCCGCGGCCTACGACCTCCGGTCGAACTGCGTTGCCGCAAAGCGGCTGCTCTCGGTCGACACCTCGGCCGACATTCGGGTGCCGCTGCGCGCCGCCACTTCGTCGGTGCGGTTGACCCGGGCGGAGTTCGAACGACGCATCCGTCCCCGACTCGCCGAATCGATCGAGGCATTCGACGACGTCTTGAGCAGCGCCGGGATCGTCGCCGGTGATCTCAGCCGTATTCTCCTGGTCGGCGGATCGAGTCGCATTCCCCTCGTCGGCGAGATGCTGGCATCCCACTTCGGTGTTCCCATCGCCGTCGACTCCGATCCGAAGAACGCCGTCGCCCTCGGTGCTGCCGGATTCGGAGCCACGTCGCTCGCCCCGGTGAGCGTGGCGTCATCGTTCCGGGCTCAGACCCGCACCGTGTCCGCCACGCCCGAGGCTCGTCGAGCGTTCACGCCGCCAGCCCCGACCACTCCATCGTTCGAGCCGACGGCCGCCCCTCCGCCCACCACCGAGCCATCGGTTCGAGCGGTGCCGCCGTCACCACCGGCCGACCTCCCTCGACCCCCGAGCCCAACGATGCCGCCGCCGGCAGCGGCGCCCGCCGCTCGGTCCACCGTGGCACCGGCCCCGGGCCCTTCGACGCCGCCGGCCGCCCGTACCGCGCCGGCCCCCACCTCGGCACCGGCGGTGCCATCACCCACCTCGCCGGCGCTGCCCCCCGCCGCGACCCCGAACGATCCGCCGGTCGTGCACACCGATCCGGTGCGCCGCGCGCCGCTCGAGCCCGCAGCGCCATTGGCGCCGCAAGCGCCGTCGCCGCGGCCGAGTTCCGACCGGCTCCCTCCGCCGGCCGGTGCGCCGCGCCCCCCGGCTCGACCTGCGGGCTCCGACGCCGTGACCGACGGCCCGAGCCGACCAGCCGAGCCGACCGCCAACAGCCTGGCTCCCCTCGATCCCTCCGCTCGTCGCCAGAGCTCCGACGGCGACCTCGCCTCGGTGTCCACCGAATCCCGCCACCGGGTGCGGACACCGGTCTCGATGGATGCGCCCGCCGTCGCTCAATTCGAGACGGTACCGGCCCAGGCCCAGCCCGTCGGATCCAACCAAACGCTGATGTTGGCGGTCATCGTGCTCCTCGTGATCGCCATTGCACTGGGTGGGTATTTCGTGTTCGTCAAGTAG
- a CDS encoding HAD-IA family hydrolase has protein sequence MTSDGFDAIIIDWAGTITVPLLDAVLHSVNELGFGADELTRALEGLAGYMTDPDSIIHRAEIGQISDDDLRAHMDDIAEGAGRLFDAEPPSIFHAADRPEMIQLLEDLAETDTLIVLATNNFETAQDILAARYLESGLVHAIVNSALVGMRKPNPAYYSLILETFDLDPAHTLVIDDADTNLEVARDLEMVTVLVGNDTTAAVDEIRRLVIGA, from the coding sequence ATGACCTCAGATGGCTTCGATGCGATCATCATCGACTGGGCCGGGACCATCACCGTTCCCCTGCTCGATGCAGTACTTCATTCGGTGAACGAGCTCGGCTTCGGAGCCGACGAACTCACCAGAGCGCTGGAGGGACTCGCGGGCTACATGACCGATCCCGACTCGATCATTCATCGAGCCGAAATCGGCCAGATCTCCGACGATGATCTTCGGGCGCACATGGACGACATCGCCGAGGGTGCGGGGCGCCTCTTCGACGCCGAGCCGCCGTCGATCTTCCATGCCGCCGACCGGCCCGAGATGATCCAGTTGCTCGAAGACCTCGCCGAGACCGACACCCTCATCGTGCTGGCCACCAACAACTTCGAGACGGCGCAGGACATCCTCGCCGCCCGCTACCTCGAAAGCGGCCTGGTGCACGCCATCGTCAACTCGGCGCTGGTCGGGATGCGCAAGCCCAACCCCGCCTACTACTCGCTGATCCTCGAGACCTTCGACCTCGACCCCGCCCACACCCTGGTGATCGACGACGCCGACACCAATCTCGAGGTGGCGCGAGACCTCGAGATGGTGACCGTGCTGGTCGGCAACGACACCACCGCCGCCGTCGACGAGATCCGGCGCCTCGTCATCGGGGCCTGA